A window of the Gammaproteobacteria bacterium genome harbors these coding sequences:
- the efp gene encoding elongation factor P — MASYSTNEFKSGLKIILDSDPYVIVENEFVKPGKGQAFSRVKIRNLKNARVIERTFKSGDTVEAADVLETEMQYLYNDGEFWHFMDSESFEQLQADAKAVGDSNIWLKEQDNCTVLLWNGVPLQVYPPNFVELQIVETDPGVRGDTSGGGGKPAKLETGAVVRVPLFIQQGEVIKVDTRSGEYLSRVSK; from the coding sequence ATGGCGAGCTACAGCACCAACGAATTCAAATCCGGTCTCAAGATCATTCTCGACAGCGACCCGTACGTCATTGTCGAGAACGAATTTGTGAAGCCAGGCAAGGGTCAGGCCTTCAGCCGGGTCAAGATCCGCAACCTCAAGAACGCCCGCGTGATCGAGCGCACCTTCAAGTCCGGCGACACGGTGGAAGCCGCGGACGTGCTCGAAACCGAGATGCAGTATCTCTACAACGACGGCGAATTCTGGCACTTCATGGACTCGGAAAGCTTCGAGCAGCTGCAGGCCGACGCCAAGGCGGTCGGCGATTCCAACATCTGGCTCAAGGAACAGGACAACTGCACCGTGCTGCTGTGGAATGGCGTGCCACTGCAGGTGTATCCGCCGAACTTCGTCGAGTTGCAGATCGTCGAGACCGACCCTGGTGTTCGCGGTGACACCTCGGGCGGCGGCGGCAAGCCGGCCAAACTGGAAACCGGTGCAGTGGTGCGCGTGCCGCTGTTCATCCAGCAGGGCGAGGTGATCAAGGTCGACACCCGCAGCGGCGAATACCTGTCGCGCGTCAGCAAGTAG